From the genome of Geminocystis herdmanii PCC 6308, one region includes:
- the rpsH gene encoding 30S ribosomal protein S8: MPAHDTISDMLTRIRNACAVRHSTVNIPSTRMTRSIAEVLKSEGFITSYEETGEGVSKNIVVSLKYKGRNRQPIIQNIRRVSTPGLRVYSKKKDLPRVLGGIGVAIVSTSHGIMTDREARKQNIGGEVLCYIW; this comes from the coding sequence ATGCCAGCACACGACACTATTTCAGATATGCTGACTCGTATTCGCAACGCTTGTGCAGTACGTCATTCCACCGTTAACATTCCTAGCACTCGTATGACTCGCAGTATTGCAGAAGTACTCAAGAGCGAAGGTTTCATCACCAGTTATGAAGAAACGGGAGAAGGAGTCAGCAAAAATATCGTGGTTTCCCTTAAATATAAAGGCAGAAACCGTCAACCCATCATTCAAAATATCCGCAGAGTTAGTACTCCCGGTTTAAGAGTGTATAGCAAGAAAAAAGATTTACCCAGAGTATTAGGCGGTATCGGCGTTGCGATCGTCTCTACTTCTCACGGTATTATGACCGATCGAGAAGCCAGAAAACAAAACATCGGTGGCGAAGTCCTCTGCTATATCTGGTAA